The following DNA comes from Nymphalis io chromosome 12, ilAglIoxx1.1, whole genome shotgun sequence.
aaaaagcCAGTAAcaaatgtttcatttatttttagccatgtatatgtaaattaattatatttacataataaataagataactaCAACAAAACAATCAAACTACATCGCTACCATAGCTACGATATGGATTTAAGATACTTTTAATGCAAATATGCACACCACtttcagttatatattatatataaccaaaccgttatatactttttatagagGAAACAAAGTCAggtatatatttaacgaattgaaaaaaagaagattttaattatatgtttaatagcaatttatttatataagtggtATGCTTATAAACATGTGACTACTAGACCTAGCCTACTCGCTACATTTAACTAACAGGCATCGGTTGAAAGTTTAAGTAGTCCAGCTGTGGATAAGTGTACGTCTGTTGCGGGTACAGTTGGCATTTGTCCTCCAGCTGTGGGGACTGGGGTACACTCTCGGTCTTCTGATCGTCTACTTTGGTTTTGTTTCGTGTCTTGGTTAACCCTTGCTTGCGAGATATGTTGCCTGtgtcaaaattataacattttgcaGCAAAATCGCTAATATACACTATGAATGCtactgtagtttttttttacacttaataaaaataattttaatatgcaaaagatacatatattatgtatgttataagtGCAAAGattatgtacaattttattcaatattagaaAACAAAAATCACACCTATTTGCTGCAACATTTGGCTTATATTAACCATTTGTGAATTGGCACGAGAGTATCGATACGGAGGTGCCCAGGGTTTGATCTCATCGACCGGCAACGGTTCCAACTGATCATAATTTACTAGTCGTTTCTCCCCCAATTCCTCAATAAAAACCAGACATGGGCCACCGTCGGGTCGCATCTCCTGGATGTGACAGTGATAAGCTATGGTCTGATCAGGCTGCAGTTTACAAAGACATTTAACACCGACTTGCAGTGTCGTTCCATCGCAGTACCTGGCACCGTAACGCAGCTCTGCAAACACATATTGCATGTATAATACTAAATCCTAAAGGCACTAACAGATCTAGTAACTCTAGTACCTCTTCGAAGCTCACTCCAGACGTCGAATTCGATATTACGGTAAATATCGGGATCCAGGGCCTTTGCAACCTTGTATGGAAATGGTGTTATGCTATTTTCAAGTAAATCCTTAGCACTGTTGACATTCAGACAGTTCATGCAGACATTCTCGAGTTGTATGAGACTGCGGTTAAAGACAAATATACTCAACGATTCCTTCAAAAGACTGGCTCTTTCCATGTCTTCAGTGTGATGCTTGCATTTCAATGCAAcagcattattatttttgtctttgtCATCTTCACTGGGAGCTTCGATGAAAATCTTAGCTCTTTCTTTCTGTTTCTTACGACGTTCCACATTTTCAGACATAAAGTACTCAATGTGGTTTATTGGTATCTTATCGTGTAACATTTTATCGACAGCATAAGGCAAATCCTTCAGTTGGTAAACACCGTCATAAAGTATTTCATATACCAATGCTATAAAAACATTGAAAGGTTGAAACACTTGGTATAAGTTTGACttgaagtaaataattatgatcTAAGGCTTACCATTGTCCACCGAAGGGTAGACTGGCAAGGTTGCAATAAATAAGTGAAAGTTTTAAATAGGTATAAttgtgaaatgataaaaaattttaataatgtaatttatattgctAAACTTTCAGTAACCATTTATTTTCAAGACTAAATATGAAACATTACTTTTGGATGTTATTACAATGGAACtcttaatattctttttaaataaaaaataaataaattgttggtTTTAATTTGTCACAAACttgttaaatgtatattaataactttCGTTTATCACTTACACTGACAAAATGATGAAGCATTTATGAATTCTTTGGTATAAACTGCATCAAAGTGCTTAGTATCGGGAGAGTAAAACAGGTAAATTGTATCTCCATAACCGTTACAAATTTTAGTTTGTGGACCCTTGTTAGCTTCAAAAATCACAAAGTCACGTCtgcaaaattattgaaatatttgctaatatttaatacacaaatgatatatatatttggaagtGTAGCAGTTAATCAAATTGTTGTAAATACATTGTTAGTGTTTATTCATGT
Coding sequences within:
- the LOC126772459 gene encoding putative bifunctional UDP-N-acetylglucosamine transferase and deubiquitinase ALG13 isoform X3 → MSNPSEFGGLIEISAMSHCYRRDFVIFEANKGPQTKICNGYGDTIYLFYSPDTKHFDAVYTKEFINASSFCQSLVYEILYDGVYQLKDLPYAVDKMLHDKIPINHIEYFMSENVERRKKQKERAKIFIEAPSEDDKDKNNNAVALKCKHHTEDMERASLLKESLSIFVFNRSLIQLENVCMNCLNVNSAKDLLENSITPFPYKVAKALDPDIYRNIEFDVWSELRRELRYGARYCDGTTLQVGVKCLCKLQPDQTIAYHCHIQEMRPDGGPCLVFIEELGEKRLVNYDQLEPLPVDEIKPWAPPYRYSRANSQMVNISQMLQQIGNISRKQGLTKTRNKTKVDDQKTESVPQSPQLEDKCQLYPQQTYTYPQLDYLNFQPMPVEVKALPLMVDCRPAGAPPHELAHATDALHTQQAAGGDMAPPASTPAANAAPFAPNYVNNGLAGYCAPYCGVKSLVWCGPHAPPPPPPPVNPHVHKSVQPSGADLPMNDIATLRFYFNLGVECMWAAYGPPPPAPPPRHYSPRDLAQDMQQVSLQEREGHKHKADKPQLAPPKPAQRPLLGPRFKRGGNNQDGNQNNGHNQNKGHNNNMPNKGPNNRRNSHPEARYPEECVEAPLVPFPYIPYPPPLYPVPYYPVDSDPAMMGMMGGMGYVGYDEGVEYAPVQHFYPPPYPHPHPHSHPHHHPEHK